From the genome of Phreatobacter cathodiphilus, one region includes:
- a CDS encoding GNAT family N-acetyltransferase, with product MMSLADLVVWWPRSEPVLARATTGDCEDLAAIHAASFHRGWGAEDLATMLRDPAVVAHVARRRTTAPAGGFILSRIAADEAEILTVATAPRLRGRGYGGRLVAAHLPDLMRAGVRRLFLEVEAENAPALKLYERAGFVPIGRRKGYYRTATGTADAVTMRRDLPAI from the coding sequence ATGATGTCCCTCGCCGACCTCGTGGTCTGGTGGCCGAGGTCCGAGCCGGTGCTGGCGCGGGCGACGACCGGGGATTGCGAGGATCTCGCCGCCATCCACGCCGCCTCATTCCACCGCGGCTGGGGCGCGGAAGACCTGGCGACCATGCTGCGCGACCCCGCCGTCGTCGCCCATGTCGCGCGCCGCCGCACGACGGCGCCCGCCGGCGGCTTCATCCTCAGCCGCATCGCCGCGGACGAGGCGGAGATTCTCACGGTGGCGACGGCACCGCGGTTGCGCGGCCGCGGCTATGGCGGACGGCTGGTGGCTGCCCACCTGCCCGACCTGATGCGGGCCGGGGTGCGCCGTCTCTTTCTGGAGGTCGAGGCGGAGAACGCCCCCGCCCTCAAGCTCTACGAGAGGGCCGGTTTCGTCCCCATCGGCCGGCGCAAGGGCTACTACCGCACGGCCACCGGCACGGCCGACGCCGTCACCATGCGGCGCGACCTTCCGGCGATCTGA
- the tsaB gene encoding tRNA (adenosine(37)-N6)-threonylcarbamoyltransferase complex dimerization subunit type 1 TsaB → MLVLALDTALGACSAAVLDTASGQILAALSEPMERGHAERLIPLAAETCAAAGVAPAACNRFVATTGPGSFTGLRVAVAAARAMALAAGGEAVGLSTLAALAAPWHGRPEALAVLTAVDARHGHVYAALTAPDGTAIVPPSYLPVHEAARLAAARPVAVVGPGAEAVLAAWPEGAALPAVLDGRTAPDIAVVARLGAMADPAASPCRPLYLKAVDAKPQAARPGAAEARP, encoded by the coding sequence ATGCTGGTTCTCGCCCTCGACACGGCCCTCGGCGCCTGTTCGGCCGCCGTCCTCGACACCGCGTCGGGGCAGATTCTCGCGGCCCTCTCGGAGCCGATGGAGCGTGGCCATGCCGAGCGGCTGATCCCGCTCGCCGCCGAGACCTGCGCCGCCGCCGGCGTCGCGCCCGCCGCCTGCAACCGCTTCGTCGCCACCACCGGCCCCGGCAGCTTCACCGGCCTCAGGGTCGCCGTCGCCGCGGCCCGCGCCATGGCGCTCGCCGCCGGCGGCGAGGCGGTGGGCCTCTCCACCCTCGCCGCCCTCGCCGCACCCTGGCACGGCCGCCCTGAGGCGCTGGCGGTGCTGACCGCCGTCGATGCCCGCCACGGCCACGTCTATGCCGCCCTCACGGCGCCCGACGGCACCGCCATCGTGCCGCCCTCCTATCTCCCCGTTCACGAAGCCGCCCGGCTGGCGGCGGCGCGTCCCGTCGCCGTGGTCGGACCCGGAGCCGAGGCCGTGCTCGCCGCCTGGCCGGAGGGCGCCGCCCTGCCCGCCGTGCTCGACGGACGGACGGCGCCCGACATCGCCGTCGTCGCCCGGCTGGGGGCCATGGCGGATCCCGCCGCCTCCCCCTGCCGGCCCCTCTATCTGAAGGCGGTGGACGCCAAGCCGCAGGCCGCGCGACCGGGTGCGGCGGAGGCGCGGCCATGA